One part of the Streptomyces nigra genome encodes these proteins:
- a CDS encoding ADP-ribosylglycohydrolase family protein: MTAVDTEPELADRILGGWLGRIAGNMLGKPVEQGEVWTRDRIDRYLRRAAALPLTDYLPEPADEEDGRSMRPEWRQCVRGRIHGSCRDDDVDYAILGLDLLERHGFGFSTEQVGDLWLLRLPFLQTFTAERAAYRNLANGLKPPLTATYDNPHQEWIGALIRADVYGWTSPGVPARAASLARRDAVLSHTGNGVYGAMWAAALISAAFTAATVREAVDRALAVIPASSRLARTVRRVATLHEARMSWEDTLATVAEETAGLGWIHTVPNAAVLTAGLLYGDGDFTRTITLTVRGGLDTDSNGATAGSVAGVLGGASAIPAQWTEPLEDTVRSAVFGFDGVRISELAERTLRLAELGAQAGAGSTIAQPVTLPE, translated from the coding sequence ATGACCGCTGTGGACACGGAACCGGAGCTCGCCGACCGCATCCTCGGCGGCTGGCTGGGCCGGATCGCCGGCAACATGCTCGGCAAACCGGTCGAGCAGGGCGAGGTGTGGACGCGCGACCGGATCGACCGCTATCTGCGCAGGGCCGCGGCCCTGCCGCTCACCGACTATCTGCCGGAGCCGGCCGACGAGGAGGACGGGCGCTCGATGCGGCCCGAGTGGCGGCAGTGCGTGCGCGGCCGTATCCACGGCAGCTGCCGCGACGACGACGTCGACTACGCGATCCTCGGCCTCGACCTGCTGGAGCGGCACGGCTTCGGCTTCAGCACCGAGCAGGTCGGGGACCTGTGGCTGCTGCGCCTGCCGTTCCTGCAGACCTTCACGGCGGAGCGGGCGGCGTACCGCAATCTCGCGAACGGCCTGAAGCCGCCGCTCACCGCCACCTACGACAATCCGCACCAGGAGTGGATCGGCGCCCTCATCCGCGCCGACGTCTACGGCTGGACCTCGCCCGGCGTCCCCGCCCGCGCCGCCTCCCTGGCCCGCCGGGACGCGGTGCTCTCGCACACCGGGAACGGGGTGTACGGCGCGATGTGGGCGGCTGCGCTGATCTCGGCGGCGTTCACCGCGGCCACGGTCCGGGAGGCCGTCGACCGGGCGCTCGCGGTGATCCCGGCGAGCAGCCGGCTCGCCCGTACCGTGCGCCGGGTGGCGACGCTGCACGAGGCGCGGATGTCCTGGGAGGACACGCTCGCCACGGTGGCCGAGGAGACGGCGGGCCTCGGCTGGATCCACACCGTCCCGAACGCGGCCGTCCTCACGGCGGGGCTGCTGTACGGCGACGGCGACTTCACCCGCACCATCACGCTCACCGTGCGCGGCGGCCTGGACACCGACTCCAACGGGGCGACGGCCGGGTCGGTGGCGGGCGTGCTGGGCGGCGCGTCGGCGATCCCGGCGCAGTGGACGGAGCCGCTGGAGGACACGGTGCGCAGCGCGGTCTTCGGCTTCGACGGAGTGCGGATCAGCGAGCTGGCGGAGCGGACGCTGCGGCTGGCGGAGCTGGGTGCGCAGGCGGGCGCGGGTTCCACGATCGCCCAGCCGGTCACCCTTCCCGAATGA
- a CDS encoding glycerate kinase gives MLIAADKFKGSLTAVEVAERVTAGLRRAVPTVQVEALPVADGGDGTVDAAVAAGFERREARVAGPLGDEVTAAFALRGDTAVVEMAEASGLQRLPAGVLAPLTASTHGSGELLRAALDAGARTIVFGVGGSATTDGGAGMLTALGARLLDADGEPVAPGGGGLADLATADLSGLDPRLAEVDLILASDVDNPLTGPKGAPAVYGPQKGASPDDVATLDAALAHYAKVLEAAVGPRAAEHASAPGAGAAGGIGYGALLLGARFRAGIEVMLDVLGFAPAVERAYLVITGEGSLDEQTLHGKAPAGVAAAARAAGKEVVAVCGRLALAPEALGRAGIRRAYPLTDEEPDVTVCIADAGPILERVAERIGRDFLV, from the coding sequence GTGCTCATCGCCGCGGACAAGTTCAAGGGGTCGCTCACGGCCGTGGAGGTCGCGGAGCGGGTCACAGCCGGTCTGCGCCGGGCCGTCCCGACGGTCCAGGTCGAGGCCCTGCCGGTCGCCGACGGCGGTGACGGCACCGTCGACGCCGCGGTCGCGGCCGGTTTCGAGCGGCGTGAGGCGCGGGTCGCCGGACCGCTCGGCGACGAGGTGACGGCGGCGTTCGCGCTGCGCGGCGACACCGCGGTCGTGGAGATGGCCGAGGCCAGCGGCCTCCAGCGGCTCCCCGCGGGCGTCCTCGCCCCGCTCACGGCGTCCACCCACGGCTCCGGCGAGCTGCTGCGCGCGGCCCTCGACGCCGGGGCCCGCACCATCGTCTTCGGCGTCGGCGGCAGCGCCACCACGGATGGCGGCGCCGGGATGCTCACCGCGCTCGGCGCACGTCTGCTCGACGCCGACGGGGAGCCGGTGGCGCCGGGCGGAGGCGGCCTCGCCGACCTGGCCACGGCCGACCTGTCCGGGCTCGACCCCCGGCTGGCCGAGGTCGACCTGATCCTCGCCAGCGACGTCGACAATCCGCTGACCGGCCCGAAGGGCGCACCGGCGGTGTACGGCCCGCAGAAGGGGGCGTCCCCGGACGACGTGGCCACGCTGGACGCGGCCCTCGCGCACTACGCCAAGGTCCTGGAGGCCGCCGTCGGCCCCCGGGCCGCCGAACACGCCTCGGCGCCCGGTGCCGGAGCCGCCGGCGGCATCGGGTACGGCGCCCTGCTGCTCGGCGCCCGCTTCCGGGCCGGCATCGAGGTCATGCTCGACGTCTTGGGCTTCGCGCCGGCCGTGGAACGCGCCTACCTGGTGATCACCGGGGAGGGCTCCCTCGACGAGCAGACCCTGCACGGCAAGGCCCCGGCCGGTGTCGCGGCGGCGGCCCGCGCGGCCGGCAAGGAGGTCGTCGCGGTGTGCGGCCGTCTCGCCCTCGCGCCCGAGGCCCTGGGCCGGGCCGGCATCCGGCGGGCGTACCCGCTGACGGACGAGGAGCCGGACGTGACGGTGTGCATCGCGGACGCCGGACCGATCCTGGAGCGGGTCGCGGAACGCATCGGCCGGGACTTCCTGGTCTGA
- the pssA gene encoding CDP-diacylglycerol--serine O-phosphatidyltransferase: protein MPGADEVDEEEEEMPLSLRLSIADTLTLGNATCGFMAVYFTTTGILIPHLTGSEESGMARHSAATAVILMLCAAVFDLFDGLVARKLRSSPMGAELDNLSDLISFGLAPAYFVLVYGMVANDAHQRVAAVGAIVVLLAVVLRLARFSCVSVPNGMFQGMPSPFGALTVVSIVLLELPFVATLLAILGTAWLMVSRVEYPKPRGRLAIAMLSWIVVSMGLLAAWAFDAPSGQLLLQTGCALQLVMGAVIPLFATARRVNNFRGNRREARAAQLP from the coding sequence GTGCCGGGCGCGGACGAGGTCGACGAAGAAGAGGAGGAGATGCCGCTCTCCCTCCGCCTGTCGATAGCGGACACCCTCACCCTCGGCAACGCCACGTGCGGCTTCATGGCGGTGTACTTCACCACCACCGGCATCCTGATCCCGCACCTCACGGGCAGCGAGGAGAGCGGCATGGCGCGCCACAGCGCCGCCACCGCCGTCATCCTGATGCTGTGCGCGGCCGTGTTCGACCTGTTCGACGGCCTGGTCGCCAGGAAGCTCCGCTCGTCCCCGATGGGCGCCGAGCTGGACAACCTGTCCGACCTGATCAGCTTCGGTCTGGCCCCGGCGTACTTCGTCCTCGTCTACGGCATGGTCGCGAACGACGCGCACCAGAGAGTGGCCGCGGTCGGAGCGATCGTGGTGCTGCTGGCGGTGGTGCTGCGGCTTGCGCGGTTCTCGTGCGTGTCCGTCCCCAACGGCATGTTCCAGGGGATGCCCTCGCCGTTCGGCGCGCTGACCGTGGTCTCGATCGTGCTGCTCGAGCTGCCCTTCGTGGCGACGCTCCTGGCGATCCTGGGCACGGCCTGGCTGATGGTGAGCCGGGTGGAGTACCCGAAGCCGCGTGGCCGTCTCGCGATCGCGATGCTGTCGTGGATCGTGGTGTCCATGGGTCTGCTCGCCGCCTGGGCGTTCGACGCCCCGAGCGGTCAGCTGCTCCTCCAGACGGGCTGCGCGCTCCAGCTGGTGATGGGCGCGGTGATCCCGCTGTTCGCCACGGCCCGCCGGGTGAACAACTTCCGCGGCAACCGGCGTGAGGCGCGGGCGGCCCAGCTGCCGTAG
- a CDS encoding phosphatidylserine decarboxylase, translating into MPHSQTSAPRDSRAGVRLARGASPWLLPTVATAALSLARARRSGVAKAVAVPATALAAGMLWFFRDPEREIAQGRVISPADGVVQSIMPWKDGRTRVAIFMSPLNVHVNRAPLSGTVTSVEHIPGGFVPAFNKESENNERVVWHFDTELGDIEMIQIAGAVARRIVPYIPQGTKVEQGDRIGLIRFGSRVDIYLPEGVEVAVEVGQKTVAGVTRIDRD; encoded by the coding sequence ATGCCCCACAGCCAAACCTCTGCACCACGCGACAGCCGGGCCGGCGTACGCCTCGCGCGCGGAGCATCGCCGTGGCTTCTCCCGACCGTCGCCACCGCAGCCCTCAGCCTGGCCCGCGCACGCCGCTCCGGCGTCGCCAAGGCCGTGGCCGTACCCGCCACCGCTCTGGCGGCGGGCATGCTGTGGTTCTTCCGCGACCCCGAGCGCGAGATCGCCCAGGGCCGGGTCATCTCCCCGGCCGACGGTGTGGTGCAGAGCATCATGCCGTGGAAGGACGGCCGCACCCGCGTCGCGATCTTCATGAGCCCGCTCAACGTCCACGTCAACCGCGCGCCGCTCTCCGGCACGGTGACGTCCGTCGAGCACATCCCCGGCGGGTTCGTGCCGGCGTTCAACAAGGAGAGCGAGAACAACGAGCGCGTAGTCTGGCACTTCGACACCGAACTCGGCGACATCGAGATGATTCAGATCGCCGGCGCCGTCGCACGTCGCATCGTCCCCTACATCCCGCAGGGCACGAAGGTCGAGCAGGGCGACCGCATCGGTCTGATCCGCTTCGGCTCCCGTGTCGACATCTACCTGCCGGAGGGCGTGGAGGTCGCGGTCGAGGTCGGGCAGAAGACCGTGGCTGGGGTGACTCGCATTGACCGTGATTGA
- a CDS encoding acyl-CoA dehydrogenase family protein, translating to MARLAQTAGLTDIQQEILSTVRDFVDKEIIPVATELEHRDEYPQQIVDGLKELGLFGLMIPEEYGGLGESLLTYALCVEEIARGWMSVSGIINTHFIVAYMLKQHGTQEQKDHFLPRMAAGDIRGAFSMSEPALGSDVSAITSKAVKDGEEYVLNGQKMWLTNGGTSSLVAVLVRSDEGHPEGTAPHKSMTTFLVEKEPGFGEVRPGLTIPGKIDKMGYKGVDTTELIMDGLRIPADRVLGGVTGRGFYQMMDGVEVGRVNVAARGCGVAQRAFELGVRYAQQRHTFGKPIAQHQAIQFKLAEMATKVEAAHAMMVNAARKKDSGERNDLEAGMAKYLASEYCKEVVEDAFRIHGGYGFSKEYEIERLYREAPMLLIGEGTAEIQKMIIGRRLLEEYRFQG from the coding sequence ATGGCCCGTCTCGCCCAGACCGCCGGTCTGACCGACATCCAGCAGGAGATCCTCTCCACCGTCCGCGACTTCGTGGACAAGGAGATCATCCCGGTCGCCACCGAGCTGGAGCACCGCGACGAGTACCCGCAGCAGATCGTCGACGGTCTGAAGGAACTCGGCCTCTTCGGCCTGATGATCCCCGAGGAGTACGGGGGTCTGGGCGAGTCGCTCCTGACCTACGCGCTGTGCGTGGAGGAGATCGCCCGCGGCTGGATGTCGGTGTCCGGCATCATCAACACGCACTTCATCGTGGCGTACATGCTGAAGCAGCACGGCACGCAGGAGCAGAAGGACCACTTCCTGCCCCGGATGGCGGCCGGCGACATCCGCGGGGCCTTCTCGATGTCGGAGCCGGCCCTCGGCTCGGATGTGTCCGCGATCACGTCGAAGGCGGTGAAGGACGGCGAGGAGTACGTCCTCAACGGCCAGAAGATGTGGCTGACGAACGGCGGAACGTCGTCTCTGGTGGCCGTTCTGGTCCGAAGTGACGAAGGACACCCCGAGGGCACCGCGCCCCATAAGTCGATGACCACCTTCCTCGTGGAGAAGGAGCCGGGCTTCGGTGAGGTCCGTCCGGGCCTGACCATCCCCGGCAAGATCGACAAGATGGGCTACAAGGGCGTCGACACGACCGAGCTCATCATGGACGGCCTGCGCATTCCGGCCGATCGGGTGCTCGGCGGCGTCACCGGCCGAGGTTTTTACCAAATGATGGACGGCGTCGAAGTCGGCCGCGTCAACGTGGCGGCGCGTGGCTGCGGCGTCGCTCAGCGTGCCTTCGAACTGGGCGTCCGGTACGCCCAGCAGCGTCACACTTTCGGCAAGCCGATCGCCCAGCACCAGGCCATTCAGTTCAAGCTGGCCGAGATGGCTACCAAGGTGGAGGCCGCGCATGCCATGATGGTGAACGCGGCACGCAAAAAGGACTCCGGTGAGCGAAACGACCTCGAAGCAGGGATGGCGAAGTACCTCGCCTCCGAATACTGCAAGGAGGTCGTGGAGGATGCCTTCCGGATCCACGGCGGCTACGGCTTCTCCAAGGAGTACGAGATCGAGCGCCTCTACCGTGAGGCTCCGATGCTGCTCATCGGTGAAGGTACCGCCGAGATCCAGAAAATGATCATCGGTCGCAGGCTGCTCGAAGAGTATCGGTTCCAAGGCTGA
- a CDS encoding MaoC family dehydratase, producing the protein MQFGRTYEEFEVGATYKHWPGKTVTEYDDHLFCLLTMNHHPLHMDTNYAEKTTDFGKNVVVGNYIYSLLLGMSVPDISGKAIANLEIESLRHVAPTFHGDTIYGQTTVLDKWPSKSKNDRGIVYVETKGYKQDGTLVCVFRRKVMVPTETYIKERGGEQPGRPELREQGK; encoded by the coding sequence ATGCAGTTCGGACGCACCTACGAGGAGTTCGAGGTCGGGGCGACGTACAAGCACTGGCCGGGCAAGACGGTCACGGAGTACGACGACCACCTGTTCTGCCTCCTCACCATGAACCACCACCCGCTCCACATGGACACGAACTATGCGGAGAAGACGACGGACTTCGGCAAGAACGTCGTCGTCGGGAACTACATCTACTCGCTGCTGCTCGGCATGTCCGTGCCGGACATCTCCGGCAAGGCGATCGCCAACCTGGAGATCGAGTCGCTCAGGCACGTGGCGCCGACCTTCCACGGCGACACGATCTACGGCCAGACGACCGTGCTCGACAAGTGGCCGTCGAAGTCGAAGAACGACCGCGGCATCGTCTACGTGGAGACCAAGGGCTACAAGCAGGACGGCACGCTGGTGTGCGTCTTCCGCCGCAAGGTGATGGTGCCCACCGAGACGTACATCAAGGAGCGCGGCGGCGAGCAGCCGGGCCGCCCCGAGCTGAGGGAACAGGGGAAGTAA
- a CDS encoding HpcH/HpaI aldolase/citrate lyase family protein → MTVNRLRPRRSCLAVPGSNPRFLEKAQGLPADQVFLDLEDACAPLAKPEARHTIVKFLNEGDWTGKTRVVRVNDWTTEWTYRDVVTVVEGAGQNLDCIMLPKVQTAQQVVALDLLLTQIEKTMGFEVGKIGIEAQIENAQGLNNVNEIAQASQRLETIIFGPADFMASINMKSLVVGEQPPGYPADAYHYILMKILMAARANDLQAIDGPYLQIRNVEGYREVAQRAAALGFDGKWVLHPGQVEASNEIFSPSQEDYDHAELILDAYDYYTSEAGGKKGSAMLGDEMIDEASRKMALVIAGKGRAAGMKRTSKFEIPEA, encoded by the coding sequence ATGACCGTCAACCGTCTGCGTCCCCGCCGCTCCTGTCTCGCGGTGCCGGGAAGCAACCCGCGCTTCCTGGAGAAGGCGCAGGGCCTCCCGGCGGACCAGGTCTTCCTCGACCTGGAGGACGCGTGCGCGCCGCTCGCCAAGCCCGAGGCGCGGCACACCATCGTCAAGTTCCTCAACGAGGGCGACTGGACGGGCAAGACGCGCGTCGTCCGCGTCAACGACTGGACGACGGAGTGGACGTACCGGGACGTCGTCACGGTCGTCGAGGGCGCCGGCCAGAACCTCGACTGCATCATGCTGCCGAAGGTGCAGACGGCCCAGCAGGTCGTCGCGCTGGACCTGCTGCTGACCCAGATCGAGAAGACGATGGGCTTCGAGGTCGGCAAGATCGGCATCGAGGCGCAGATCGAGAACGCCCAGGGCCTGAACAACGTCAACGAGATCGCCCAGGCCTCGCAGCGCCTGGAGACCATCATCTTCGGCCCGGCCGACTTCATGGCGTCCATCAACATGAAGTCGCTGGTCGTGGGCGAGCAGCCGCCCGGCTACCCGGCGGACGCCTACCACTACATCCTGATGAAGATCCTGATGGCCGCCCGTGCCAACGACCTCCAGGCGATCGACGGCCCCTACCTGCAGATCCGCAACGTCGAGGGCTACCGCGAGGTCGCGCAGCGCGCCGCCGCGCTCGGCTTCGACGGCAAGTGGGTGCTGCACCCGGGCCAGGTCGAGGCGTCCAACGAGATCTTCTCGCCGTCGCAGGAGGACTACGACCACGCCGAGCTGATCCTGGACGCGTACGACTACTACACGTCCGAGGCGGGCGGCAAGAAGGGCTCGGCGATGCTCGGCGACGAGATGATCGACGAGGCCAGCCGCAAGATGGCCCTGGTCATCGCGGGCAAGGGGCGCGCCGCCGGCATGAAGCGCACGTCGAAGTTCGAGATCCCGGAGGCCTGA
- a CDS encoding protein meaA: MTERQEDERQKDRPWLMRTYAGHSTAEASNELYRRNLAKGQTGLSVAFDLPTQTGYDSDHILARGEVGRVGVPIAHLGDMRRLFQDIPLEQMNTSMTINATAMWLLALYQVVAEEQGADITRLQGTTQNDIVKEYLSRGTHVFPPGPSLRLTTDMIAYTVSHIPKWNPINICSYHLQEAGATPVQEIAYAMSTAIAVLDAVRDSGQVPEEKFGDVVARISFFVNAGVRFIEEMCKMRAFGRIWDRITRERYGIENPKQRRFRYGVQVNSLGLTEAQPENNVQRIVLEMLAVTLSKDARARAVQLPAWNEALGLPRPWDQQWSLRIQQVLAHESDLLEYEDIFEGSHVIEAKVAALVEESFAEIERIQEMGGAMAAVESGYLKSQLVASHAERRGRIESGREKIVGVNIFETTEPNPLTADLDTAIQTVDPAVEARVIASLQHWRDTRYQPPFNHPRPCKALERLKEAAKGTDNLMEATLECARAGVTTGEWAGALREVFGEFRAPTGVSSAPVAIPAEEGSALSQVRRKVELTAKDMGVGKLRFLVGKPGLDGHSNGAEQIAVRARDAGFEVVYQGIRLTPEQIVDAALAEDVHAVGLSILSGSHAQLVPDVLERLRVAGATDIPVIAGGIIPNGDAEQLKEAGVAAVFTPKDFDITGIIGRIVDEIRKANKLDPLEVPA; the protein is encoded by the coding sequence ATGACAGAGCGTCAGGAAGACGAGCGTCAGAAGGACCGTCCGTGGCTCATGCGGACGTACGCCGGTCACTCGACGGCCGAGGCGTCCAACGAGCTGTACCGGCGCAACCTCGCCAAGGGGCAGACCGGTCTGTCGGTGGCGTTCGACCTGCCCACCCAGACCGGGTACGACTCCGACCACATCCTCGCCCGCGGCGAGGTCGGCCGGGTCGGGGTGCCGATCGCGCACCTCGGTGACATGCGCCGGCTGTTCCAGGACATCCCCCTGGAGCAGATGAACACCTCGATGACGATCAACGCCACCGCCATGTGGCTGCTGGCGCTCTACCAGGTCGTCGCCGAGGAGCAGGGCGCCGACATCACCAGGCTCCAGGGCACGACCCAGAACGACATCGTCAAGGAGTACCTGTCCCGGGGGACGCACGTCTTCCCGCCGGGGCCTTCGCTCCGCCTGACGACGGACATGATCGCGTACACGGTCTCCCACATCCCGAAGTGGAACCCGATCAACATCTGCAGCTACCACCTGCAGGAGGCGGGCGCCACACCGGTCCAGGAGATCGCGTACGCGATGTCCACCGCCATCGCCGTCCTCGACGCCGTGCGCGACTCGGGGCAGGTCCCCGAGGAGAAGTTCGGCGACGTCGTGGCCCGTATCTCCTTCTTCGTGAACGCGGGCGTCCGCTTCATCGAGGAGATGTGCAAGATGCGGGCGTTCGGCCGCATCTGGGACCGCATCACCCGCGAGCGGTACGGCATCGAGAACCCCAAGCAGCGCCGCTTCCGCTACGGCGTCCAGGTCAACTCCCTCGGCCTGACCGAGGCGCAGCCGGAGAACAACGTCCAGCGGATCGTGCTGGAGATGCTGGCCGTGACGCTGTCGAAGGACGCCCGCGCGCGTGCCGTGCAGCTGCCGGCCTGGAACGAGGCCCTGGGCCTGCCCCGCCCCTGGGACCAGCAGTGGTCGCTGCGCATCCAGCAGGTCCTCGCGCACGAGAGCGATCTGCTGGAGTACGAGGACATCTTCGAGGGCTCGCACGTCATCGAGGCGAAGGTCGCGGCGCTGGTCGAGGAGTCCTTCGCCGAGATCGAGCGGATCCAGGAGATGGGCGGCGCGATGGCGGCCGTCGAGTCCGGCTACCTCAAGTCGCAGCTCGTCGCCTCGCACGCGGAGCGCCGGGGCCGGATCGAGTCCGGCCGGGAGAAGATCGTCGGCGTCAACATCTTCGAGACGACCGAGCCCAACCCGCTGACCGCGGACCTGGACACCGCGATCCAGACGGTGGACCCGGCCGTCGAGGCACGGGTCATCGCCTCGCTCCAGCACTGGCGCGACACGCGGTACCAGCCGCCGTTCAACCACCCGCGCCCCTGCAAGGCGCTGGAGCGGCTGAAGGAGGCCGCGAAGGGCACCGACAACCTCATGGAGGCCACCCTGGAGTGCGCCCGCGCCGGTGTCACCACCGGCGAGTGGGCCGGGGCGCTGCGCGAGGTGTTCGGCGAGTTCCGCGCCCCGACCGGGGTGTCCTCGGCGCCGGTCGCGATCCCGGCCGAGGAGGGCTCGGCCCTGTCCCAGGTGCGCCGCAAGGTGGAGCTGACGGCGAAGGACATGGGCGTCGGCAAGCTGCGCTTCCTGGTCGGCAAGCCCGGCCTGGACGGGCACTCCAACGGCGCCGAGCAGATCGCCGTACGGGCCCGCGACGCCGGCTTCGAGGTGGTGTACCAGGGCATCCGGCTGACGCCGGAGCAGATCGTGGACGCGGCCCTCGCCGAGGACGTGCACGCGGTGGGCCTGTCGATCCTGTCCGGGTCGCACGCGCAGCTCGTGCCTGACGTCCTGGAACGCCTCCGTGTGGCCGGTGCCACAGATATACCCGTGATCGCCGGTGGCATCATCCCGAATGGTGACGCCGAGCAGCTGAAGGAAGCCGGAGTGGCCGCCGTCTTCACCCCGAAGGACTTCGACATCACCGGGATCATCGGCCGCATCGTCGACGAGATCCGGAAAGCGAACAAGCTCGACCCCCTGGAGGTCCCCGCATGA
- the ccrA gene encoding crotonyl-CoA carboxylase/reductase, with protein sequence MTTKDILAAIQSPDSTSEDFAALPLPESYRAITVHKDETEMFAGLPTRDKDPRKSIHLDDVPLPELGPGEALVAVMASSVNYNSVWTSIFEPLSTFGFLERYGRTSELAKRHDLPYHIIGSDLAGVVLRTGPGVNSWKPGDEVVAHCLSVELESSDGHNDTMLDPEQRIWGFETNFGGLAEIALVKSNQLMPKPGHLSWEEAAAPGLVNSTAYRQLVSRNGAGMKQGDNVLIWGASGGLGSYATQFALAGGANPICVVSSPQKADICRSMGAEAIIDRNAEDYKFWKDENTQDPREWKRFGKRIRELTGGEDIDIVFEHPGRETFGASVFVTRKGGTITTCASTSGYMHQYDNRYLWMSLKRIIGSHFANYREAWEANRLIAKGKIHPTLSKVYSLEDTGQAAYDVHRNLHQGKVGVLCLAPEEGLGVRDQELRAKHLDSINRFRNI encoded by the coding sequence GTGACCACGAAGGACATCCTGGCCGCGATCCAGTCGCCCGACTCCACGTCGGAGGACTTCGCCGCCCTCCCGCTCCCCGAGTCGTACCGCGCGATCACCGTGCACAAGGACGAGACGGAGATGTTCGCGGGCCTGCCGACCCGCGACAAGGACCCGCGCAAGTCGATCCACCTCGACGACGTGCCCCTGCCCGAGCTCGGCCCGGGCGAGGCCCTGGTGGCCGTCATGGCCTCGTCGGTCAACTACAACTCGGTGTGGACGTCGATCTTCGAGCCGCTGTCCACCTTCGGCTTCCTGGAGCGCTACGGCCGCACCAGCGAGCTGGCCAAGCGCCACGACCTGCCGTACCACATCATCGGCTCCGACCTCGCGGGCGTCGTCCTGCGCACCGGCCCGGGCGTCAACTCCTGGAAGCCCGGCGACGAGGTCGTCGCGCACTGCCTCTCCGTCGAGCTGGAGTCCAGCGACGGGCACAACGACACGATGCTCGACCCCGAGCAGCGCATCTGGGGCTTCGAGACGAACTTCGGCGGCCTCGCCGAGATCGCCCTCGTCAAGTCCAACCAGCTGATGCCCAAGCCGGGCCACCTCAGCTGGGAGGAGGCCGCGGCCCCGGGCCTGGTGAACTCCACCGCCTACCGCCAGCTGGTCTCCCGCAACGGTGCCGGCATGAAGCAGGGCGACAACGTCCTGATCTGGGGCGCGAGCGGCGGACTCGGCTCGTACGCCACCCAGTTCGCCCTCGCCGGCGGCGCCAACCCGATCTGTGTCGTCTCCTCGCCGCAGAAGGCCGACATCTGCCGCTCGATGGGCGCCGAGGCGATCATCGACCGCAACGCCGAGGACTACAAGTTCTGGAAGGACGAGAACACCCAGGACCCCAGGGAGTGGAAGCGCTTCGGCAAGCGCATCCGCGAGCTCACCGGCGGCGAGGACATCGACATCGTCTTCGAGCACCCCGGCCGCGAGACCTTCGGCGCCTCGGTCTTCGTCACCCGCAAGGGCGGCACCATCACCACCTGCGCCTCCACCTCGGGCTACATGCACCAGTACGACAACCGCTACCTGTGGATGTCCCTGAAGCGCATCATCGGCTCGCACTTCGCCAACTACCGCGAGGCCTGGGAGGCCAACCGGCTCATCGCGAAGGGCAAGATCCACCCGACCCTGTCCAAGGTGTACTCCCTGGAGGACACCGGCCAGGCCGCCTACGACGTGCACCGCAACCTCCACCAGGGCAAGGTCGGCGTGCTGTGCCTCGCCCCCGAGGAGGGCCTGGGCGTGCGCGACCAGGAGCTGCGCGCCAAGCACCTCGACTCCATCAACCGCTTCCGGAACATCTGA
- a CDS encoding TetR family transcriptional regulator, with product MSQPARSSRTPASPDAPESTAGGRAAAQRLKMRRELAAAAMELFATKGYEATTVDEIAAAAGVARRTFFRHFRSKEEAIFPDHDDTLVRAEAVLNAAPPHEHPLDTVCRGIKEVMRMYAARPEISVARYKLTREVPTLREAEIASVARYERLFTRYLLGHFDEHAHDDDANDDPLLAEVAASAVVTAHNHVLRRWLRAGGQGDVEAQLDHAFAIVRRTFGTGIGAGRESAPRTTTASVASDGEVLVTVARTDAPLDEVMRTIEQALKER from the coding sequence ATGTCCCAGCCCGCCAGGTCCTCACGTACACCAGCTTCGCCCGACGCGCCGGAGAGCACCGCCGGCGGCCGAGCCGCCGCCCAACGGCTCAAGATGCGCCGCGAACTGGCGGCCGCGGCCATGGAGCTGTTCGCGACCAAGGGGTACGAGGCGACCACGGTCGACGAGATCGCGGCCGCGGCCGGCGTCGCCCGCCGCACCTTCTTCCGTCACTTCCGCTCCAAGGAAGAGGCGATCTTCCCGGACCACGACGACACCCTGGTCCGCGCCGAGGCGGTGCTCAACGCCGCCCCGCCGCACGAGCACCCGCTCGACACGGTGTGCCGGGGCATCAAGGAGGTCATGCGGATGTACGCGGCCCGGCCGGAGATCTCGGTCGCCCGCTACAAGCTGACCCGCGAGGTGCCCACCCTGCGCGAGGCGGAGATCGCCTCGGTCGCCCGCTACGAGCGTCTGTTCACCCGCTATCTCCTCGGCCACTTCGACGAGCACGCGCACGACGACGACGCCAACGACGACCCGCTGCTCGCGGAGGTCGCGGCGTCGGCGGTGGTCACCGCCCACAACCACGTGCTGCGGCGCTGGCTGCGGGCCGGCGGGCAGGGCGACGTCGAGGCGCAACTCGACCACGCCTTCGCGATCGTGCGCCGCACGTTCGGGACCGGGATCGGCGCGGGCCGCGAGAGCGCCCCGCGCACCACGACGGCCTCGGTGGCCTCCGACGGCGAGGTCCTGGTGACGGTGGCGCGGACGGACGCCCCGCTGGACGAGGTCATGCGCACCATCGAGCAGGCCCTCAAGGAGCGCTGA